Proteins encoded within one genomic window of Schaalia sp. HMT-172:
- a CDS encoding ABC transporter permease encodes MTTHAPARTTDRPIPFPFTGAGKLWRATFLSHILNPWNMAFALLLPLFMYAMFGMTEAARTTQTGRGNVAAAMVVMMTTYGVILVGGSLGATLSVERTTGISRMYALTPIQPWVILLVRLTALVALSAFIALICFSVGLATGSKMTAGAWAASAAVVVALSALGALIGLACGYTIKGENAYSASAFVMVFGAFVSGMFIPLEQMPPFVSHVAPFTPLYGAVQAIYAVAGTVPMPTAAWLNIVGWVVITAGIAWWGASHDTAR; translated from the coding sequence ATGACCACCCACGCACCCGCGCGTACCACCGACCGACCGATCCCCTTCCCCTTCACGGGGGCCGGGAAGCTGTGGCGCGCGACGTTCCTGTCGCACATCCTCAACCCATGGAATATGGCGTTTGCCCTGCTCCTGCCCCTGTTCATGTACGCGATGTTCGGGATGACCGAGGCCGCGCGCACCACGCAGACCGGGCGCGGCAACGTGGCCGCCGCGATGGTCGTCATGATGACCACGTACGGCGTCATCCTGGTGGGCGGGTCGCTCGGCGCGACGCTGTCCGTCGAGCGCACGACCGGCATTTCGCGCATGTACGCGCTGACCCCCATCCAGCCGTGGGTGATCCTCCTCGTGCGCCTCACGGCCCTGGTGGCGCTGAGCGCGTTCATCGCGCTCATCTGCTTCAGTGTTGGTCTGGCTACCGGCTCAAAGATGACGGCGGGCGCGTGGGCGGCCAGCGCCGCGGTGGTCGTCGCGCTGTCGGCGCTGGGTGCGCTGATCGGCCTGGCGTGCGGCTACACGATTAAGGGCGAGAACGCCTACAGCGCCTCGGCGTTCGTCATGGTGTTCGGCGCGTTCGTGTCCGGCATGTTCATCCCGCTGGAGCAGATGCCGCCCTTCGTCTCCCACGTCGCGCCCTTCACGCCCCTGTATGGCGCCGTCCAGGCGATCTACGCGGTCGCCGGTACCGTCCCGATGCCGACGGCGGCGTGGCTCAACATCGTCGGGTGGGTGGTTATCACGGCGGGCATCGCCTGGTGGGGCGCGTCCCACGACACGGCTCGCTAG
- a CDS encoding ABC transporter ATP-binding protein, whose amino-acid sequence MNAQATPALQATNIHQSFGHVDALRGVNLTLMPGEIVALLGVNGAGKSTFLDIVLGLATPTQGDISVYGMSPREAVRRSLVGAMLQTGALPRDGKVRNTIDLVAAMHADPIPTDELLERTNLTKLAKRPLNKLSGGEVQRVRLALALSGNPDFLILDEATAGMDALARRAFWDTMHAEAAEGRTLLFATHYLTEARKEADRIVIIDAGKVLLDAPTEQVVADNEDLEDVFERITSHADAE is encoded by the coding sequence ATGAACGCACAAGCAACGCCCGCCCTCCAGGCGACGAACATTCATCAGTCTTTCGGCCACGTCGACGCCCTGCGCGGCGTGAACCTGACCCTCATGCCCGGCGAAATCGTGGCGCTCCTCGGCGTCAACGGTGCGGGCAAGAGCACCTTCCTGGACATCGTCCTCGGCCTGGCCACCCCCACGCAGGGCGACATCAGCGTCTACGGCATGAGCCCACGCGAGGCCGTGCGCCGCTCCCTCGTGGGCGCGATGCTCCAGACCGGTGCCTTACCGCGCGACGGGAAGGTCCGCAACACGATCGACCTGGTCGCCGCGATGCACGCCGATCCGATCCCCACCGACGAGCTCCTCGAGCGCACGAACCTGACGAAGCTCGCGAAGCGCCCGCTCAACAAGCTCTCCGGCGGCGAAGTGCAGCGCGTGCGCCTCGCCCTCGCCCTGTCCGGCAACCCGGACTTCCTGATCCTCGACGAGGCCACGGCCGGCATGGACGCCCTGGCGCGGCGCGCATTCTGGGACACGATGCACGCCGAGGCCGCGGAGGGCCGCACGCTCCTCTTCGCCACGCACTACCTGACCGAGGCCCGCAAGGAGGCCGATCGCATCGTCATCATCGACGCCGGGAAGGTCCTCCTGGACGCTCCCACCGAGCAGGTCGTCGCCGACAACGAGGACCTCGAAGACGTCTTCGAGCGCATCACCTCCCACGCCGACGCCGAGTGA
- a CDS encoding ABC transporter ATP-binding protein: MSETNNTPLSEKEMEEIVERAVAPAAASAPVHPDDENPLLKITDLEVTFTSSTGIVPAVRGANLTIYPGQTVAIVGESGSGKSTTAAAVIGLLPGTGKVAGGTIEFDGQDITNLSTNEWVALRGSGIGLVPQDPMSNLNPVLRVGYQVKEALLANNVVPKSEVGERVTALLEEAGLPDAERRAKQFPHEFSGGMRQRALIAIGMAAHPKLLIADEPTSALDVTVQRRILDHLEKLTAEMGTAVLFITHDLGLAAERAEQLVVMHRGRIVESGPALEILQRPQHPYTKRLVSAAPSLASARIESAHKRGIQVTDEELTGAGKGSVSTDAIIRVENLTKEFDIRGAKKGNNTFLAVDDVSFELRRGTTLAVVGESGSGKSTAANMILQLLKPTAGTIFFDGQDTSTMTSAELFRLRRRLQAVFQNPYGSLDPMYSIYRLIEEPLKIHGYGTLEYAVQEIKRAEETGREPEEWMTTLVEASEGKRTLTAAEKRKLTPKKLRIARAAELLDMVALPRSAMRRYPNELSGGQRQRVAVARALALNPEVIVLDEAVSALDVLVQNQILYLLNDLQAELGLSYLFITHDLAVVRQIADDVIVMEKGKLVEANSTDELFNNPVQDYTRELIEAVPGRNIQLNL, encoded by the coding sequence GTGAGCGAAACGAACAACACCCCCCTCTCCGAGAAGGAGATGGAAGAGATCGTCGAACGAGCCGTCGCCCCCGCCGCGGCCTCGGCCCCCGTCCACCCCGACGACGAGAATCCCCTGCTCAAGATCACCGACCTGGAGGTCACCTTCACCTCCTCGACCGGCATCGTCCCCGCCGTTCGCGGCGCGAACCTGACCATCTACCCCGGCCAGACCGTCGCAATCGTCGGCGAGTCCGGCTCCGGCAAGTCCACGACGGCCGCAGCCGTCATCGGCCTACTGCCCGGCACCGGCAAGGTCGCGGGCGGAACCATCGAGTTCGACGGGCAGGACATCACCAACCTGTCTACCAACGAATGGGTGGCCCTGCGCGGATCCGGCATCGGCCTCGTCCCCCAGGACCCCATGAGCAACCTGAACCCCGTCCTGCGCGTGGGCTACCAGGTCAAGGAAGCGCTGCTCGCCAACAACGTCGTCCCCAAGTCCGAGGTCGGCGAGCGCGTCACCGCTCTCCTGGAGGAAGCCGGCCTGCCCGACGCCGAACGCCGCGCCAAGCAGTTCCCGCACGAATTCTCCGGCGGCATGCGTCAGCGCGCCCTCATCGCCATCGGCATGGCCGCGCACCCCAAACTGCTGATCGCCGACGAGCCCACCTCCGCCCTGGACGTCACCGTCCAGCGCCGCATCCTCGACCACCTCGAAAAGCTGACCGCTGAGATGGGCACCGCCGTCCTGTTCATCACGCACGACCTCGGCCTGGCGGCCGAACGCGCCGAACAGCTCGTCGTCATGCACCGAGGCCGCATCGTCGAATCCGGCCCCGCCCTCGAGATCCTGCAGCGCCCGCAGCACCCCTACACGAAGCGCCTCGTGTCCGCCGCGCCCTCCCTGGCCTCGGCCCGCATCGAATCCGCCCACAAGCGCGGCATCCAGGTCACCGACGAGGAGCTCACCGGCGCCGGCAAGGGATCCGTCTCCACGGACGCCATCATCCGCGTCGAAAACCTCACCAAGGAGTTCGACATTCGCGGAGCCAAGAAGGGCAACAACACCTTCCTGGCCGTCGATGACGTGTCCTTCGAGCTGCGCCGCGGCACGACCCTCGCGGTCGTCGGCGAGTCCGGCTCCGGCAAGTCGACCGCCGCGAACATGATCCTGCAGCTCCTCAAGCCCACCGCCGGAACAATCTTCTTCGACGGCCAGGACACCTCGACAATGACCAGCGCGGAGCTCTTCCGCCTGCGCCGCCGTCTCCAGGCCGTGTTCCAGAACCCCTACGGGTCGCTGGATCCGATGTACTCGATCTACCGCCTCATCGAGGAGCCGCTGAAGATTCACGGCTACGGCACCCTCGAGTACGCCGTCCAGGAGATCAAGCGCGCCGAGGAGACCGGTCGTGAGCCCGAAGAGTGGATGACCACCCTCGTCGAGGCCTCGGAGGGCAAGCGTACGCTGACCGCGGCCGAGAAGCGCAAGCTGACCCCGAAGAAGCTGCGCATCGCCCGCGCCGCCGAGCTGCTTGACATGGTGGCCCTGCCACGCAGCGCCATGCGCCGCTACCCGAACGAGCTGTCGGGCGGCCAGCGTCAGCGCGTGGCCGTGGCTCGCGCTCTCGCGCTCAACCCGGAGGTCATCGTCCTGGACGAGGCCGTGTCCGCCCTGGACGTGCTGGTGCAGAATCAGATCCTGTACCTGCTCAACGACCTGCAGGCGGAGCTGGGCCTGTCCTACCTCTTCATCACACACGACCTGGCTGTCGTCCGCCAGATCGCCGACGACGTCATCGTCATGGAGAAGGGCAAGCTCGTCGAGGCCAACTCGACGGACGAGCTGTTCAACAACCCGGTCCAGGACTACACACGCGAGCTGATCGAGGCCGTCCCCGGCCGCAACATCCAGCTCAACCTGTGA
- a CDS encoding ABC transporter permease: MSDFIPSANISRTRAGQDHYVSDIDETGLGAVDAVPDEGAPSSMWGEAWKRLRRRPIFWFAAAIIFFAVMISVFPWLFTSQDPRYCVLSNSLGAPELWSHPFGFDKQGCDIYSRVIYGARASVSVGILTTIAVTLIGGTIGALAGYFGGWLDSLLSRITDVFFAIPLLLAAIVFMQMFKDSRSITMVVVVLSAFAWTSIARITRGSVMSAKNEEFVTAARATGASRARILMSHIIPNSMAPIIVYATVALGTFIVSEASLSFMGIGLPSSVVSWGADISTAKDQLSDAPMVLFYPASALALTVLSFIMMGDAVREALDPKARK, translated from the coding sequence ATGAGTGATTTCATCCCCTCCGCCAACATTTCCCGCACCCGCGCGGGACAGGACCACTACGTCTCCGACATCGACGAGACCGGCCTCGGCGCCGTCGACGCGGTCCCCGACGAGGGCGCCCCCTCCTCCATGTGGGGCGAGGCCTGGAAGCGCCTGCGCCGCCGCCCAATCTTCTGGTTCGCCGCCGCGATCATCTTCTTCGCGGTCATGATCTCAGTGTTCCCCTGGCTCTTCACCAGCCAGGACCCGCGCTACTGCGTGCTCTCCAACTCCCTGGGCGCCCCCGAGCTGTGGAGCCACCCCTTCGGCTTCGACAAGCAGGGCTGCGACATCTACTCGCGCGTCATCTACGGCGCCCGCGCCTCCGTCTCCGTCGGCATCCTGACGACCATCGCCGTCACCCTCATCGGCGGCACGATCGGCGCCCTCGCCGGCTACTTCGGCGGCTGGCTCGACTCCCTGCTCTCGCGCATCACCGACGTCTTCTTCGCGATCCCCCTGCTCCTGGCAGCCATCGTCTTCATGCAGATGTTCAAGGACTCGCGCTCCATCACCATGGTCGTCGTCGTCCTGTCCGCCTTCGCCTGGACCTCCATCGCGCGTATCACGCGAGGATCCGTCATGAGCGCGAAGAACGAAGAATTCGTCACCGCGGCCCGCGCCACCGGCGCCTCCCGCGCGCGCATCCTCATGAGCCACATCATCCCCAACTCGATGGCCCCCATCATCGTGTACGCGACCGTCGCACTGGGCACCTTCATCGTCTCCGAGGCCTCCCTGTCCTTCATGGGCATCGGCCTGCCCAGCTCGGTCGTCTCCTGGGGCGCCGACATCTCCACGGCCAAGGACCAGCTGAGCGACGCCCCCATGGTTCTCTTCTACCCGGCCTCGGCCCTGGCCCTGACCGTCCTCAGCTTCATCATGATGGGTGACGCCGTGCGCGAAGCCCTCGACCCGAAGGCACGCAAGTGA
- a CDS encoding ABC transporter permease has protein sequence MLRYIGRRLLQTIPVFFGATFLIFAMVYLMPGDPVAALGGDRGLTEAAAAQIRAEYHLDQPFWMQYLLYLKGVFTLDFGKSFNQQPVIDVMARAFPTTIALAIYALSIESIFGITLGVIAGVRRGGWFDSTILVFSLLLISVPTFVLGFVLQFLLGFKLGVLPVTASASVNMASLTMPAMVLGGVSLAYVIRLTRQSVSENVSADYVRTARAKGLANSAVMTRHILRNSLIPVATFLGGDLGALMGGAIITEGIFNINGVGGTLWQAIRLGEAPTVVSITTVLVLVYILANLIVDLLYAVLDPRIRYE, from the coding sequence ATGCTCCGCTACATCGGACGGCGACTCCTCCAGACCATCCCGGTCTTCTTCGGAGCCACCTTTCTGATCTTCGCGATGGTCTACCTGATGCCAGGTGACCCCGTTGCCGCCCTCGGTGGCGACCGCGGCCTCACCGAGGCGGCCGCCGCTCAGATCCGCGCCGAATACCACCTCGACCAGCCCTTCTGGATGCAGTACCTGCTCTACCTCAAAGGTGTCTTCACCCTCGACTTCGGCAAGTCCTTCAACCAGCAGCCCGTCATCGACGTCATGGCACGAGCCTTCCCCACCACGATCGCCCTGGCCATCTACGCTCTCTCCATCGAATCCATCTTTGGCATCACCCTGGGCGTCATCGCCGGCGTGCGCCGCGGCGGCTGGTTCGACTCGACGATCCTCGTGTTCTCGCTCCTGCTGATCTCGGTGCCCACCTTCGTCCTGGGCTTCGTCCTCCAGTTCCTCCTCGGCTTCAAACTCGGGGTCCTCCCGGTCACAGCCAGCGCCTCGGTCAACATGGCATCACTGACCATGCCAGCCATGGTCCTCGGCGGCGTCTCCCTGGCATACGTCATCCGACTCACCCGCCAGTCCGTCTCCGAGAACGTCTCCGCCGACTACGTGCGCACCGCCCGCGCCAAGGGCCTGGCCAACAGCGCCGTCATGACGCGCCACATCCTGCGTAACTCCCTCATCCCCGTTGCCACCTTCCTCGGCGGCGACCTCGGCGCCCTCATGGGCGGCGCCATCATCACCGAGGGCATCTTCAACATCAACGGCGTCGGCGGCACGCTCTGGCAGGCCATCCGTCTGGGTGAAGCCCCCACCGTCGTCTCCATCACGACCGTGCTCGTCCTGGTGTACATCCTGGCCAACCTCATCGTTGACCTCCTCTACGCCGTGCTCGACCCGAGGATCCGCTATGAGTGA
- a CDS encoding ABC transporter substrate-binding protein: MNLKKAWLAIPAAAALALTACAGGGGSATTTNNAIILNGSEPQNALLPGQTSETGGGRILTAIFSELVRYEADGTAVLDVAESIEPNEDNTLWTVKLHQDRKFSDGTPVKAQNFTRAWNLVTSQNQKQASFFDSFEGTNEEGVGELTGVQIVDDYTFTIKLKAPAYDLITRLGYTAYAPLPDSTLDDPDKGGQVPVGNGPYKLASDSAWEHNVKITLVPNENYVGDEKPQNEGVTFVFYNSMDAAYNDLKAGNVDVLDAVPSSAMASYQQTFAGTSVNEPYAGIMTLTIPQYLDHFKGEEGKLRRQAISMAINRDEITSTIYAGARTPAKDFTAPTLPGYSDSLPGSDVLTYNETKAKELWAQADAIAPWDGTFEIAYNSDGGHKEWVDAAANSIKNTLNIDAQGKAIVDFKTLLQQEDDQTIGSAFRSGWQGDYPSIYNFLQPLYVTKAASNKGDYSNPEFDALITKAAGAANAEEATTTLQQAQEILLQDLPVIPLWYYNVNGAWSKNVSNVTFDWRGQPMLSEITKNASK, encoded by the coding sequence ATGAACCTGAAGAAGGCATGGCTCGCCATTCCCGCGGCGGCTGCGCTCGCGCTGACCGCCTGCGCCGGTGGCGGCGGATCCGCCACCACCACCAACAACGCCATCATCCTCAACGGCTCCGAGCCGCAGAACGCTCTGCTGCCCGGCCAGACCTCTGAGACCGGCGGCGGCCGCATCCTCACCGCGATCTTCAGCGAGCTCGTCCGATACGAGGCCGACGGCACGGCCGTCCTCGACGTCGCCGAGTCCATCGAGCCCAACGAAGACAACACCCTGTGGACCGTCAAGCTCCACCAGGACCGCAAGTTCTCCGACGGCACCCCCGTCAAGGCCCAGAACTTCACTCGAGCCTGGAACCTCGTCACCTCCCAGAACCAGAAGCAGGCCTCCTTCTTCGACTCCTTCGAAGGCACCAATGAGGAAGGCGTCGGCGAGCTGACCGGCGTCCAGATCGTCGACGACTACACCTTCACGATCAAGCTGAAGGCCCCCGCCTACGACCTCATCACCCGCCTGGGCTACACCGCCTACGCACCGCTTCCCGACTCGACCCTGGACGACCCGGACAAGGGCGGCCAGGTGCCGGTCGGCAACGGCCCCTACAAGCTGGCCTCCGACTCCGCGTGGGAGCACAACGTCAAGATTACCCTCGTCCCCAACGAGAACTACGTCGGCGACGAGAAGCCCCAGAACGAGGGCGTGACCTTCGTCTTCTACAACTCGATGGATGCCGCCTACAACGACCTCAAGGCTGGTAACGTCGACGTCCTCGACGCCGTTCCCTCCTCCGCCATGGCCTCCTACCAGCAGACCTTCGCGGGCACCTCCGTCAACGAGCCCTACGCCGGCATCATGACGCTGACCATCCCGCAGTACCTCGACCACTTCAAGGGCGAGGAAGGCAAGCTGCGCCGCCAGGCCATCTCGATGGCCATCAACCGCGACGAGATCACCTCGACGATCTACGCCGGCGCGCGCACCCCGGCCAAGGACTTCACCGCCCCCACCCTTCCGGGCTACTCCGATTCCCTGCCCGGCTCCGATGTCCTGACCTACAACGAGACCAAGGCTAAGGAACTGTGGGCCCAGGCCGACGCCATCGCCCCGTGGGACGGCACCTTCGAGATCGCCTACAACTCCGACGGCGGCCACAAGGAATGGGTGGACGCTGCCGCCAACTCCATCAAGAACACGCTGAACATCGACGCCCAGGGCAAGGCGATCGTCGACTTCAAGACCTTGCTCCAGCAGGAAGATGACCAGACCATCGGCTCGGCCTTCCGCTCCGGCTGGCAGGGCGACTACCCGTCGATCTACAACTTCCTGCAGCCCCTGTACGTGACCAAGGCCGCCTCGAACAAGGGTGACTACTCCAACCCCGAGTTCGACGCCCTGATCACCAAGGCGGCGGGCGCCGCCAACGCCGAGGAAGCCACGACGACCCTGCAGCAGGCCCAGGAGATCCTCCTGCAGGATCTGCCCGTCATCCCGCTGTGGTACTACAACGTCAACGGCGCTTGGTCCAAGAACGTGAGCAACGTGACCTTCGACTGGAGGGGCCAGCCCATGCTCTCCGAGATCACCAAGAACGCGAGCAAGTGA
- a CDS encoding ABC transporter substrate-binding protein, with the protein MKRSMITLAAAAASALVLAACGSAQTVDGGATASSTIVVGSQDYYSNEIIAEVYAQALEGAGYTVDRQMRIGQREVYMPELEAGSIDVFPEYTGNLLQYLDSEASARSSDEVYAALTAALPQGLRALDQAPATDQDSYVVTADFAAEHSLASIGDLAGAGPLILGGNSELETRPYGPAGLSQAYGVTVSFTPIEDSGGPLTVKALRDGDIQLANIYSSDPVLADGTLTVLADPQGLFLASHVVPLASARVDDAAAAVINRVSAALEPADLVEMNRASTQEQRSASQIAREWLSSKGLLS; encoded by the coding sequence ATGAAACGCTCGATGATCACGCTCGCGGCCGCCGCCGCGTCCGCCCTGGTCCTGGCCGCCTGCGGGTCGGCGCAGACCGTCGACGGAGGCGCCACGGCCTCGTCCACGATCGTCGTGGGCTCACAGGATTACTACTCGAATGAGATCATCGCCGAGGTCTACGCGCAGGCCCTGGAGGGCGCCGGGTACACGGTGGATCGACAGATGCGTATCGGTCAGCGCGAGGTCTACATGCCCGAGCTCGAGGCCGGCTCGATCGACGTGTTCCCCGAGTACACGGGCAACCTGTTGCAATACCTGGATTCCGAGGCGTCCGCGCGATCCTCGGATGAGGTGTACGCGGCGCTGACCGCCGCCCTTCCGCAGGGGCTGCGCGCCCTCGACCAGGCGCCGGCGACCGACCAGGATTCCTACGTGGTGACGGCCGACTTCGCCGCGGAGCATTCGCTGGCCTCGATCGGCGACCTGGCCGGCGCGGGGCCGCTGATCCTGGGCGGGAACTCGGAGCTTGAGACTCGCCCGTATGGCCCGGCTGGCTTGTCGCAGGCCTACGGCGTGACGGTGTCCTTCACGCCGATCGAGGATTCGGGCGGTCCGCTGACGGTCAAGGCCTTGAGGGACGGGGATATCCAGCTGGCGAACATCTACTCCTCGGATCCGGTGCTGGCGGACGGCACGCTGACGGTCCTGGCGGATCCGCAGGGCCTGTTCCTGGCCTCGCACGTCGTCCCCCTGGCCTCAGCCCGCGTGGACGATGCGGCGGCCGCCGTCATCAACCGCGTGAGCGCCGCGCTTGAGCCCGCGGATCTGGTGGAGATGAACCGCGCATCCACGCAGGAGCAGCGGTCGGCCTCGCAGATCGCCCGGGAGTGGCTGTCCTCCAAGGGTTTGCTGTCCTGA
- a CDS encoding ABC transporter permease, with translation MSILWEALRWLATPANWVGESGILARSAEHLGLTLLIVALATLVALPVGTWIGHTGRGRWLVGATGGARAVPTLGVLTLAGLWLGIGLAAPTLALLVLAVPPLLSATYSGIASTPRATVDAARAMGLTERQILVGVEVPHAAGLVAAGVRSATLQVIATTTLAAYTANYGLGRFLYAGLKTRDYAQMIGGAIVVVVLALLADAALAAASRALRARTHSRVDAGNNSLKESL, from the coding sequence GTGAGCATTCTCTGGGAAGCCCTGAGGTGGCTTGCGACCCCGGCGAATTGGGTGGGCGAGTCGGGGATCCTTGCCCGGAGCGCCGAGCACCTGGGCTTAACCCTCCTCATCGTCGCGCTTGCGACGCTGGTGGCACTGCCCGTGGGCACGTGGATCGGGCACACGGGCAGGGGCCGGTGGCTGGTGGGTGCGACGGGCGGAGCCCGCGCGGTCCCCACCCTGGGCGTGCTGACGCTCGCGGGCCTGTGGCTGGGCATCGGCCTGGCGGCTCCGACGCTGGCGCTTCTGGTGCTCGCGGTCCCGCCGCTGCTGTCGGCGACGTATTCGGGGATCGCCTCGACGCCGCGTGCGACGGTGGATGCCGCCCGCGCGATGGGGTTGACTGAGCGCCAGATTCTTGTGGGTGTCGAGGTGCCCCACGCGGCGGGCCTCGTCGCGGCCGGTGTGCGCTCGGCGACCCTGCAGGTGATCGCGACGACCACCCTGGCGGCCTACACGGCTAACTATGGCCTGGGCCGCTTCCTTTACGCGGGATTGAAGACCCGCGACTACGCGCAGATGATCGGCGGCGCGATCGTCGTCGTCGTGCTCGCTCTTCTCGCGGATGCTGCGCTGGCGGCCGCGAGCCGCGCGCTGCGCGCCCGCACTCACTCGCGCGTTGACGCGGGGAACAATTCACTCAAGGAGTCACTATGA
- a CDS encoding ABC transporter permease, which translates to MSWLSSNLALIGELTAEHLWIALPAIALSVALSVPIARWAAFSRRGGWVLSALSALYAVPSLPLLVVVPVIIGVALRSSANMIAVLTLYGVAVLVRQATEGFRAIPGATLRAANACGYSLPRRFVEVELPLATPVIIAGTRVVATSTVSLVTVGAFIGVRSLGTLFTDGFQRGITAEVVAGLVATVLLALVVDAAVQGIGWALTPWARRGTA; encoded by the coding sequence ATGAGCTGGCTGTCCTCGAACCTGGCGCTGATCGGCGAGCTGACCGCCGAGCACCTGTGGATCGCCCTGCCGGCGATCGCGCTCTCGGTCGCGCTCTCGGTGCCAATCGCCCGCTGGGCGGCGTTTTCGCGCCGGGGCGGCTGGGTCCTGTCGGCCCTGTCGGCCCTGTACGCGGTGCCGTCGCTGCCTCTCCTGGTGGTGGTGCCGGTGATCATCGGGGTGGCGCTGCGCTCGAGCGCGAACATGATCGCGGTGCTCACCCTGTACGGCGTGGCCGTCCTGGTGCGCCAGGCGACCGAGGGTTTCCGCGCGATCCCGGGCGCGACCCTGCGGGCGGCGAACGCGTGCGGCTACTCGCTGCCGCGTCGCTTCGTGGAGGTCGAGCTGCCCCTGGCGACGCCGGTCATCATCGCGGGGACGCGCGTGGTGGCCACGTCCACGGTGTCGCTCGTGACGGTGGGCGCGTTTATCGGGGTGCGCTCGCTGGGGACGCTGTTCACGGACGGTTTTCAGCGCGGCATCACGGCCGAGGTCGTGGCCGGCCTGGTTGCGACGGTGCTCCTGGCGCTCGTGGTGGACGCGGCCGTGCAGGGGATCGGCTGGGCGCTGACCCCGTGGGCGAGGAGGGGGACGGCGTGA
- a CDS encoding ABC transporter ATP-binding protein, with protein MIRFDHVSKTYPGGTRAVEDFSLHVERGSTTVLLGTSGCGKTTLMRMVNAMVTPTSGAVFVRGANVADEDPVRLRRSIGYVLQEGGLFPHRTVADNVATVPRLEGAGKKESRERALELLGLVGLDTQMADRYPSELSGGQRQRVGVARALANRADILLMDEPFGALDPLVRADLQRELKEIQRSLGTTILFVTHDVDEAFTLGDQVAVLSTGGHIEQAGRPLDLLTSPACAFVADFVGASRAARPVRVTGSHGLVVDEAGTPVGTLTQGTREQGGDEATAPSPAPRGGADPAGVRL; from the coding sequence ATGATCCGCTTCGACCACGTCTCGAAGACCTACCCGGGCGGAACGAGGGCCGTCGAGGACTTTTCCCTCCACGTCGAGCGCGGCTCGACGACGGTCCTCCTGGGAACCTCGGGCTGCGGAAAGACGACCCTCATGCGCATGGTGAACGCGATGGTCACCCCGACCTCGGGCGCGGTCTTCGTGCGCGGCGCCAACGTCGCGGACGAGGACCCGGTGCGCCTGCGCCGCTCGATCGGCTACGTCCTGCAGGAAGGCGGCCTGTTCCCGCACCGCACGGTCGCGGACAACGTCGCGACCGTGCCGCGCCTGGAGGGTGCCGGCAAGAAGGAGTCCCGCGAGCGCGCCCTCGAGCTCCTGGGTCTGGTGGGCCTGGACACGCAGATGGCTGATCGCTACCCCTCCGAGTTGTCGGGCGGGCAGCGTCAGCGCGTGGGGGTCGCGCGGGCGCTGGCGAACCGCGCGGACATCCTGCTGATGGATGAGCCTTTCGGGGCGCTCGACCCGCTCGTGCGCGCGGATCTGCAGCGGGAATTGAAGGAGATTCAGCGCTCGCTGGGTACGACGATCCTGTTCGTGACGCACGACGTGGACGAGGCCTTCACCCTGGGCGACCAGGTCGCCGTCCTCTCCACGGGCGGGCACATCGAGCAGGCGGGTCGCCCGCTCGATCTGCTCACCTCCCCGGCCTGCGCGTTCGTCGCCGACTTCGTGGGGGCCTCGCGCGCGGCGCGCCCGGTGCGCGTGACGGGCTCCCACGGCCTGGTCGTGGACGAGGCGGGAACCCCGGTGGGCACGCTCACGCAGGGCACGCGTGAGCAGGGAGGGGACGAGGCCACGGCTCCCTCGCCCGCGCCGCGCGGAGGTGCCGATCCCGCCGGAGTGCGCCTATGA
- a CDS encoding MarR family winged helix-turn-helix transcriptional regulator has protein sequence MATDASSLFSALVSAELRAWNAVESALCKANNPLSLGRFLVLRTVRDTPACRIQEVAASQGITLGAASRLVDRLHRVGLLHRTPCEHDRRATILTVTDTGMTHLASAEAIVTAEQERLLAPLSPGQREHLAHALALIDEAADPTAGNVQGCGKGRA, from the coding sequence ATGGCAACGGATGCATCATCGCTGTTTTCTGCCCTCGTGAGTGCAGAACTACGCGCCTGGAACGCGGTTGAATCCGCGCTCTGCAAGGCGAACAACCCCCTGTCACTGGGCCGTTTCCTGGTCCTGCGCACCGTGCGCGACACCCCCGCCTGCCGCATCCAGGAGGTGGCCGCGAGCCAGGGCATCACGTTGGGTGCCGCCTCACGCCTGGTCGACCGCCTGCACCGCGTCGGCCTGCTCCATCGGACGCCGTGCGAGCACGACCGCCGCGCCACGATCCTGACGGTCACCGACACGGGCATGACCCACCTCGCCAGCGCCGAGGCCATCGTCACCGCCGAGCAGGAACGACTCCTCGCACCCCTCTCCCCGGGCCAGCGCGAACACCTCGCCCACGCGCTCGCCCTCATTGACGAGGCCGCGGACCCAACTGCAGGAAACGTGCAGGGATGCGGGAAGGGGCGCGCATGA